A single genomic interval of Hydractinia symbiolongicarpus strain clone_291-10 chromosome 8, HSymV2.1, whole genome shotgun sequence harbors:
- the LOC130656072 gene encoding uncharacterized protein LOC130656072: MYASMFFTILFIMMQSYTYATKCNGFEELCDLTIEQVSLAGTHNSGAGFDGDLYHHWWKSGGRLALSVDQPKKTVVYSCWWRNQDKSFYAQLDLGIRYFDIDTCWEDHYEPNSAWICHADAYAGSIEKMITQIDRWMNEDGHENEVIVIHFNRDFAIENSDKTARDIIQQLERKWIHSNSSKVAIQPSKNATLRSAVNQNKRIYIIMHDGLSNHNYRNWALSHKSVGYTWIGMSYFGSNYCRKLVEEMGQERCEAEAAIHNFVRYDLYLSPFPPCNTYNAELCNKLINEGRGRCFSGTKIRGKTVNFFVVDYADTQVIEATKKQNIRNIEMYLGKIVTE, encoded by the coding sequence ATGTACGCTTCAATGTTTTTCACCATTCTGTTTATCATGATGCAAAGCTATACATATGCAACGAAATGCAATGGATTTGAAGAACTCTGTGATTTAACCATTGAGCAAGTCTCCTTGGCAGGAACGCATAATTCCGGAGCAGGTTTTGATGGTGATTTATACCATCATTGGTGGAAATCTGGTGGGAGACTCGCTTTATCTGTTGATCAACCAAAAAAAACAGTAGTATATAGTTGCTGGTGGCGCAACCAGGACAAAAGTTTTTACGCTCAACTCGATCTTGGCATTCGGTATTTTGATATTGATACTTGCTGGGAAGACCATTATGAACCGAATAGTGCATGGATATGCCATGCTGATGCTTATGCAGGTTCAATAGAGAAAATGATCACCCAAATTGATCGTTGGATGAATGAAGATGGGCATGAAAATGAAGTTATTGTGATCCACTTTAATCGTGATTTTGCTATAGAAAATAGTGATAAGACAGCACGTGATATCATTCAACAACTTGAAAGAAAATGGATCCATTCCAACTCCTCCAAGGTTGCTATTCAACCATCGAAGAATGCAACACTACGATCAGCAGTGAATCAAAACAAACGCATTTATATCATCATGCATGACGGTCTTTCGAATCATAATTACAGAAACTGGGCGTTATCACATAAGAGCGTGGGTTACACATGGATCGGCATGTCATACTTCGGTTCTAATTATTGTCGCAAATTGGTTGAAGAGATGGGGCAGGAAAGGTGTGAGGCAGAGGCGGCAATACATAATTTTGTCCGATATGACTTGTACCTTTCCCCCTTTCCCCCGTGCAATACGTATAATGCTGAACTTTGCAATAAACTCATAAATGAAGGTCGTGGTAGGTGTTTCAGTGGAACTAAGATTAGAGGAAAAACAGTGAATTTCTTCGTTGTCGATTATGCTGACACACAAGTGATCGAAGctacaaagaaacaaaatataagaaatattgaaatgtatttaGGAAAAATTGTAACTGAGTGA
- the LOC130653855 gene encoding uncharacterized protein LOC130653855 — MSEGNTKKKHKRSQGKQCAAWGCNNRSLVEFENELISSTISFFKFPKDSGTRKVWCSRIKRIDGQDNFRVTSHTVLCEKHFAKSDIIKAPGGTRRRLRDGAKPTLFENVEDFSKRKAPVNRPSPRKKFRETSTLIPDETDIGDDSTEFVAEPDFIMREEPDIEMLKHKLMEKISTVKIKFVENVLSSDASCKHYTGIPNIEVFKELLIFLNPGQNGENVILYNNQDVKGFSDRGRPRTLSPLESFLLTLVRMRRNFDVCHLSYLFEVSEGTVTNTFQTWVNYMYVKLGTICIWPSRSQVQENMPASMKERFANVRCIIDCVEFKIAVPSSLYLHKMMYSEYKSHTTVKVLVGIAPGGGFTFISSAYPGSISDKDIVVKSGLLFPELWQAGDAIMADRGFLIEDYVKPLGVELIMPSFLKGREQFSESEVVKSQQIASERIHVERMIQRLKCFRIFDRVIPVNMLNSLNQIISVCGILTNFQDPILK; from the exons atgtcgGAGGGGAAtacgaagaaaaaacataaaagatcTCAAGGAAAGCAATGTGCTGCCTGGGGATGCAATAATCGTAGCCTGGTTGAATTTGAAAATGAATTAATATCTTCAaccataagtttttttaaatttccgaaAGATTCAGGAACAAGGAAAGTGTGGTGCAGCCGAATTAAACGTATTGATGGACAAGACAACTTTAGAGTAACCAGCCATACTGTGCTGTGCGAAAAACACTTTGCAAAAAGTGATATAATAAAAGCCCCTGGAGGGACACGCCGCAGATTGAGAGATGGAGCCAAACCTACACTATTTGAAAATGTGGAGGATTTTAGCAAAAGAAAAGCTCCTGTTAACAGACCATCTCCTcgaaaaaaatttagagaaacatCCACTCTAATTCCTGATGAGACTGATATAGGGGATGATTCCACTGAATTTGTAGCTGAGCCAGACTTTATTATGAGGGAGGAACCAGAc ATAGAAATGTTGAAACACAAACTCATGGAAAAAATTTCtacagttaaaataaaatttgtcgaAAATGTTTTGTCATCTGATGCATCATGTAAACATTACACTGGCATACCAAACATCGAAGTGTTTaaagaattattaatttttttaaacccagGACAAAATGGAGAAAATGTTATTCTTTACAATAATCAAGATGTCAAAGGTTTTAGTGATAGAGGTAGACCACGTACGCTGTCCCCTCttgaaagttttttattgaCCCTTGTTAGAATGCGAAGAAACTTTGATGTTTGccatttatcatatttgtttGAAGTGTCTGAAGGTACTGTAACAAATACTTTTCAAACGTGGGTAAATTATATGTATGTTAAGCTCGGAACAATATGCATTTGGCCTTCCCGCAGTCAAGTTCAAGAAAATATGCCAGCTAGTATGAAAGAAAGATTTGCAAACGTACGATGCATTATAGATTGTGTAGAGTTTAAAATTGCAGTGCCTTCATCTttatatttacacaaaatgATGTACTCAGAATACAAAAGTCACACCACCGTTAAAGTACTTGTTGGCATTGCTCCTGGTGGAGGTTTCACATTTATATCGAGTGCCTACCCCGGTAGCATCTCAGATAAAGATATTGTTGTCAAAAGTGGTTTATTATTTCCAGAACTTTGGCAGGCAGGAGATGCTATTATGGCTGATCGAGGTTTTTTGATAGAGGACTATGTAAAACCTCTTGGTGTGGAATTAATTATGCCATCATTTTTGAAAGGACGCGAGCAATTTTCAGAGTCTGAAGTAGTCAAAAGTCAACAAATAGCATCAGAAAGAATTCATGTGGAAAGAATGATTCAACGACTCAAATGTTTTCGAATATTCGATCGAGTTATTCCAGTAAACATGTTGAACTCCCTGAATCAAATTATTTCGGTATGTGGTATTCTCACAAATTTTCAAGACCCTAttttaaagtaa